From a single Hemibagrus wyckioides isolate EC202008001 linkage group LG27, SWU_Hwy_1.0, whole genome shotgun sequence genomic region:
- the atp6ap2 gene encoding renin receptor, producing MNGVSVFVTLAALAGVFGDQLTVLRSPQYVNFRSGNWPLAGEKIPDLVALTMGFSVREDLDWPGLAAGSLFHRPRASALIAVRGIDSLDLPSNISSYPLQNTVPFTLDSVANSIHTLFAESTPVVLQLAPSEERLYMMGMANTVFEDLPVTLQQIRTRLSQEGSVLPSLPLNSLSRNNEADLLFLSEIQVLHDISALLMRHKHLAKDQAPDLFSLELAGMEELARRYGTDSPQFQDAREILVAALQKFADDVFGVYSSNAVVEVVTVKAFETPVTRKSRSILEAKQKSNPGSLYNLAYKYNFEYAVVFNIVLWLMILLALAVIVISYNLWNMDPGYDSIIYRMTNQKIRMD from the exons ATGAACGGCGTGTCGGTGTTCGTTACGCTCGCGGCTCTAGCAG GTGTTTTTGGTGACCAGCTGACGGTGCTGCGTAGCCCCCAGTATGTGAACTTCAGGTCTGGAAACTGGCCGCTGGCCGGAGAGAAGATCCCGGACCTGGTGGCTCTCACCATGGGCTTCTCTGTCCGTGAG gatCTGGATTGGCCAGGCTTAGCAGCAGGCTCCCTGTTCCATCGCCCTCGTGCCAGCGCCCTTATCGCTGTCCGTGGCATTGACAGTTTAGATCTTCCCTCTAACATCTCCTCTTATCCACTGCAAAAC acGGTGCCGTTCACCCTGGACAGTGTGGCgaactccatccacactctgtTCGCTGAGAGCACTCCTGTGGTGCTGCAGCTCGCCCCCAGCGAGGAG aggtTGTACATGATGGGAATGGCCAACACGGTGTTTGAGGATTTGCCCGTCACTCTGCAGCAGATCCGCACTCGTCTGTCACAGGAGGGCTCGGTCCTGCCTTCACTCCCTCTCAACTCCCTGAGCCGTAACAACGAG GCTGATCTGCTCTTCCTGTCTGAGATTCAAGTGTTGCATGATATTTCTGCTCTG CTGATGAGACACAAGCACTTGGCTAAGGACCAGGCTCCTGATCTGTTCTCCCTGGAGCTTGCTGGTATGGAGGAGCTCGCCCGGCGCTACGGCACAGATTCCCCTCAGTTCCAGGACGCCCGTGAGATTCTGGTTGCCGCACTGCAGAAG TTCGCCGATGACGTCTTCGGCGTTTACAGCAGCAACgcagtggtggaggtggtgacgGTGAAGGCGTTCGAGACGCCAGTAACCAGGAAGTCGCGCTCCATCTTGGAGGCTAAGCAGAAG aGTAACCCAGGAAGTCTTTACAACCTGGCCTACAAGTACAACTTTGAATACGCCGTAGTGTTTAACATCGTGCTGTGGCTCATGATCCTGTTGGCTCTGGCCGTCATCGTCATCTCCTACAATCTGTGGAACATGGACCCAGGCTACGACAGCATCATCTACaggatgaccaatcagaagatCCGCATGGACTAA